A portion of the Microbacterium hominis genome contains these proteins:
- a CDS encoding MarR family transcriptional regulator, giving the protein MAEDARRFSPVISLLTLSAVWDAELGRALKGIGLTTRKYGLLAHVRATPGISFSELARRSQITVQTAHTAVRTLVTDGFVTDGTAHAGSASELRVTEKGDRALAAAESALAELDEAFTARFGVLSRALDSRHEEVDELATTASARGGTSEHS; this is encoded by the coding sequence ATGGCCGAAGACGCCCGACGGTTCAGCCCCGTCATCAGTCTGCTGACGCTGTCGGCGGTGTGGGATGCCGAGCTCGGCCGCGCGCTGAAGGGCATCGGCCTCACCACGCGCAAGTACGGACTCCTCGCGCACGTGCGCGCCACCCCGGGGATCTCGTTCAGCGAACTTGCGCGCCGTTCTCAGATCACCGTGCAGACGGCGCACACGGCCGTGCGCACCCTCGTCACCGACGGCTTCGTCACCGACGGCACCGCACACGCGGGGTCGGCGTCGGAGCTGCGCGTCACCGAGAAGGGCGACCGCGCGCTCGCCGCGGCCGAGTCGGCGCTGGCGGAGCTCGATGAGGCCTTCACCGCCCGCTTCGGCGTGCTCTCGCGGGCGCTCGACAGCCGCCATGAGGAGGTCGACGAGCTCGCGACGACGGCGTCGGCGAGGGGCGGGACGTCGGAGCACTCCTGA
- a CDS encoding DUF3817 domain-containing protein, whose amino-acid sequence MFRAPLQLFRSLAIAEAISWTLLIGGLVLRATAGWDIAVTIGGGIHGFVFLSYGATAVLVAKNQRWGAGPAVVAIASAIIPYATIPTEIWLHRSGRLEGAWRVTATGDPRDGAWHDRLMRWFLRRPLVLALLLAAAVVVIFVVLLLVGPPGGER is encoded by the coding sequence ATGTTCCGCGCACCCCTGCAGCTCTTCCGCTCGCTCGCGATCGCCGAGGCGATCTCCTGGACCCTCCTCATCGGCGGGCTCGTGCTGCGGGCAACCGCGGGGTGGGACATCGCGGTGACCATCGGCGGCGGCATCCACGGCTTCGTCTTCCTGTCGTACGGCGCGACGGCGGTGCTCGTCGCGAAGAACCAGCGGTGGGGTGCGGGCCCGGCGGTGGTCGCCATCGCGAGCGCGATCATCCCCTATGCGACGATCCCGACCGAGATCTGGCTGCACCGCAGCGGGCGCCTCGAGGGCGCCTGGCGCGTGACGGCGACGGGCGACCCGCGCGATGGCGCGTGGCACGACCGCCTCATGCGCTGGTTCCTGCGCCGCCCGCTCGTGCTCGCCCTGCTGCTGGCGGCGGCCGTGGTCGTGATCTTCGTCGTGCTGCTCCTGGTCGGTCCGCCCGGCGGCGAGCGCTGA
- a CDS encoding class I SAM-dependent methyltransferase, whose amino-acid sequence MDFSLDALRRWPDVEAPDLFAVDAADRLILDESAALRAACPAGGLVVIGDAYGALALGAAADGARGIRVHQDSLTGERALAANAARSGLADAVSSLPLSADLVRDARVVLVRLPRSLDALRDIAGLIAAHAAPEVVVVAGGRIKHMTVAMNDVLAERFGRLDVTHARQKSRVLLAREPHDGRDPQPRQETHDGLIVCAFGGAFAGAGVDIGTRLLLEHLPADIEAADPVIDLACGTGIVGTTLALRHPDLRVYACDASAVAVASARATAAANGVADRMEVAQDDMLRSLADGSATFIALNPPFHSGAAVHEGLAPRMFADAARVLAPGGRLWTVWNSGLRYRPALERLVGPTRQIARNAKFTVTVSTRR is encoded by the coding sequence GTGGACTTCTCGCTCGACGCGCTGCGGCGATGGCCCGACGTCGAGGCGCCCGACCTGTTCGCGGTGGATGCCGCGGACCGGCTGATCCTCGACGAATCGGCCGCTCTCCGGGCCGCATGCCCCGCGGGCGGGCTCGTCGTCATCGGCGATGCGTACGGTGCGCTCGCGCTCGGCGCCGCCGCCGACGGCGCGCGCGGCATCCGGGTGCACCAGGACTCCCTCACCGGCGAGCGCGCGCTGGCCGCCAACGCCGCCCGGTCGGGTCTGGCGGACGCGGTCTCCTCGCTGCCTCTGTCGGCCGACCTCGTGCGCGACGCCCGCGTCGTGCTCGTGCGCCTCCCCCGCTCGCTCGACGCGCTGCGCGACATCGCCGGGCTGATCGCCGCCCACGCGGCCCCCGAGGTGGTGGTGGTCGCCGGCGGCCGCATCAAGCACATGACGGTCGCGATGAACGACGTGCTCGCCGAGCGCTTCGGACGCCTCGACGTCACCCACGCGCGCCAGAAGTCGCGGGTGCTGCTCGCGAGGGAGCCGCACGACGGCCGCGACCCGCAGCCCCGGCAGGAGACCCACGACGGCCTGATCGTCTGCGCTTTCGGCGGCGCGTTCGCGGGCGCGGGCGTCGATATCGGCACCCGGCTCCTGCTGGAGCACCTCCCCGCCGACATCGAGGCCGCCGACCCTGTCATCGACCTCGCGTGCGGCACGGGGATCGTGGGCACGACGCTGGCCCTGCGGCACCCCGACCTCCGCGTCTACGCCTGCGACGCCTCGGCGGTGGCGGTGGCGTCGGCCCGCGCGACCGCCGCGGCCAACGGCGTCGCCGACCGGATGGAGGTTGCGCAGGACGACATGCTCCGCTCCCTCGCCGACGGCTCGGCGACCTTCATCGCGCTCAATCCGCCGTTCCACTCCGGCGCCGCCGTGCACGAGGGACTCGCCCCGCGGATGTTCGCCGACGCCGCCCGCGTGCTCGCGCCCGGGGGCCGGCTGTGGACCGTGTGGAACTCGGGTCTGCGCTACCGGCCCGCCCTCGAGCGGCTGGTCGGCCCCACCCGCCAGATCGCGCGGAACGCGAAGTTCACGGTCACGGTCTCCACGCGCCGGTAG
- a CDS encoding LLM class flavin-dependent oxidoreductase gives MSQTSAKVSIGVAAGIGPARIARLAPRIEAAGFHGLWVNDTPGHDALAALAAAGRATTGLTLATGVLPVDRRPAADIVDRVVELGLDTCLDRVVLGLGSGQLRTGAVDAVARATAELRVALPGARIVVGALGPRMRRRGAAASNGLLLSWLTPDLARAQADEAHAIAPAAHVALYVRTTMDAAARAHLHDEAARYAAFPAYAANFARLGIEVGETVIEAEEAGARIAAYRAAVDEVVLRIVTASDDADADDAFVAAAAAHAD, from the coding sequence GTGAGCCAGACGAGTGCGAAGGTGTCGATCGGTGTCGCGGCGGGGATCGGACCCGCTCGGATCGCGCGGCTGGCGCCGCGGATCGAGGCCGCCGGATTCCACGGACTATGGGTCAACGACACCCCCGGCCACGACGCGCTGGCCGCTCTCGCGGCGGCCGGGCGGGCGACCACGGGGCTCACCCTCGCGACCGGGGTGCTTCCCGTCGACCGTCGTCCCGCGGCCGACATCGTCGATCGCGTCGTCGAGCTCGGCCTCGACACGTGCCTCGACCGCGTCGTGCTGGGCCTGGGTTCGGGGCAGCTGCGCACCGGAGCCGTCGACGCCGTCGCCCGCGCCACCGCCGAGCTGCGGGTGGCGCTGCCCGGTGCGCGCATCGTGGTCGGTGCGCTGGGTCCGCGCATGCGGCGCCGGGGCGCCGCGGCGTCGAACGGGCTGCTGCTCAGCTGGCTCACCCCCGATCTCGCCCGAGCGCAGGCGGACGAGGCCCACGCGATCGCCCCCGCCGCCCACGTCGCGCTGTACGTGCGGACGACGATGGATGCCGCCGCCCGCGCGCACCTTCACGACGAAGCCGCGCGCTATGCCGCCTTCCCCGCGTATGCGGCGAACTTCGCCCGCCTGGGCATCGAGGTGGGTGAGACGGTCATCGAGGCCGAGGAGGCCGGCGCGCGCATCGCGGCGTATCGCGCGGCCGTCGACGAGGTCGTGCTGCGGATCGTTACCGCCTCCGACGACGCGGACGCCGACGATGCGTTCGTCGCCGCTGCCGCCGCGCACGCGGACTGA
- a CDS encoding ATP-dependent DNA ligase, translated as MLLSALVEATDAVAATRSRLAKVAALAPMLRALAPDEIVPAVGLLTARPRQGRIGVGWRGMAAVADQHAAVATLTVRDVDDALSLLAGAQGPGSVTTRRDALAALAARATTVEWDFLVRVVTGQLRTGALEGVLLDAITTAAERDAATVRRAAMLSGDLGETARIALAEPVEALAEVGLRVGRPVLPMLAGTAASTDDALAQIGGDASVEYKLDGARIQVHRRGDEIAVYTRSLAEITDRVPEIVEVVRALPVHEAILDGETLALDDDGGPRAFQDTMARFGSEADPAIALRPWFFDVLHVDGRDLVDEPLRVRRAELDRIAGPWRMPGEITADAAVAAAISRRALAARHEGVMVKAADSPYTAGRRGKGWLKVKPVLTFDLVVLAVEWGSGRRTGQLSNLHLGARDERGEFGEAGAFVMVGKTFKGLTDDLLRWQTVHFPTIETHRSAWAVHVEPSTVVEIAIDGVQRSTRYPGGVALRFARVKGYRPDKAAREADTIAALRALLPSAADAPA; from the coding sequence ATGCTGCTGAGCGCCCTCGTCGAGGCGACCGACGCCGTGGCCGCGACCCGCTCGCGGCTCGCGAAGGTCGCGGCGCTTGCGCCGATGCTGCGCGCGCTGGCACCCGACGAGATCGTGCCCGCCGTCGGTCTGCTCACCGCGCGCCCGAGGCAGGGGCGCATCGGCGTGGGATGGCGGGGCATGGCCGCGGTCGCCGACCAGCATGCCGCGGTCGCGACGCTCACCGTGCGCGACGTCGATGACGCGCTCTCGCTGCTGGCCGGAGCGCAGGGGCCGGGATCGGTCACGACGCGACGCGATGCGCTCGCGGCCCTCGCCGCGCGTGCGACGACGGTCGAATGGGACTTCCTCGTGCGGGTGGTCACCGGGCAGCTGCGCACCGGCGCGCTGGAAGGGGTGCTGCTCGATGCGATCACGACCGCCGCCGAGCGCGATGCGGCGACCGTGCGCCGGGCCGCGATGCTCTCCGGCGACCTCGGCGAGACCGCGCGGATCGCGCTCGCCGAGCCGGTCGAGGCGCTCGCCGAGGTGGGACTGCGGGTGGGACGACCGGTGCTCCCGATGCTCGCCGGCACCGCGGCATCCACCGACGATGCCCTCGCCCAGATCGGCGGCGACGCGTCGGTCGAGTACAAGCTCGACGGCGCCCGCATCCAGGTGCACCGCCGGGGAGACGAGATCGCCGTCTACACGCGCAGTCTGGCGGAGATCACCGACCGGGTGCCGGAGATCGTCGAGGTGGTGCGCGCCCTGCCGGTGCACGAGGCGATCCTCGACGGCGAGACGCTCGCGCTCGACGACGACGGCGGACCGCGCGCGTTCCAGGACACGATGGCGCGGTTCGGGTCCGAGGCCGACCCCGCCATCGCCCTGCGCCCGTGGTTCTTCGACGTGCTGCACGTGGACGGGCGAGACCTGGTCGACGAGCCGCTGCGCGTGCGCCGGGCGGAGCTCGATCGGATCGCCGGGCCGTGGCGGATGCCGGGCGAGATCACCGCGGATGCGGCGGTGGCCGCGGCGATCTCCCGTCGCGCCCTGGCCGCGCGGCACGAGGGCGTGATGGTCAAGGCAGCCGACTCGCCATACACGGCGGGCCGCCGCGGCAAGGGGTGGCTCAAGGTGAAGCCGGTGCTCACCTTCGACCTGGTCGTGCTGGCCGTGGAGTGGGGATCGGGGCGGCGCACGGGGCAGCTGTCGAACCTGCACCTGGGGGCCCGCGACGAGCGGGGCGAGTTCGGCGAGGCCGGCGCGTTCGTGATGGTGGGCAAGACCTTCAAAGGGCTCACCGACGATCTGCTGCGGTGGCAGACGGTGCACTTCCCGACGATCGAGACGCACCGGTCGGCGTGGGCGGTGCACGTGGAGCCTTCCACGGTGGTCGAGATCGCGATCGACGGCGTGCAGCGCTCGACCCGATACCCCGGCGGTGTCGCCCTCCGCTTCGCGCGCGTCAAGGGGTACCGGCCCGATAAGGCGGCGCGCGAGGCCGATACGATCGCGGCGCTGCGCGCGCTGCTGCCCTCGGCCGCCGACGCGCCCGCGTGA
- a CDS encoding NAD-dependent deacylase, with the protein MRIVVLTGAGVSAESGVPTFRDAGGLWEGHRVEDVATPEAFDADPDAVQRFYDARRRALASVAPNAAHRALARLEGAMGADLLVVTQNVDDLHDRAGSRSLVHMHGELMRALCSGCGARPRWQGDLVHRPACPECGRRELRPDVVWFGEMPYELDRIEQAIVACDLFVSVGTSGAVYPAAGYVALAAAFGARTIELNLEPTEAAVPFDESRAGRAGELVPAWVDEIIAGR; encoded by the coding sequence ATGCGCATCGTCGTGCTCACCGGCGCCGGCGTCTCGGCCGAGAGCGGGGTCCCCACTTTCCGCGACGCGGGCGGCCTCTGGGAAGGGCACCGCGTCGAAGACGTGGCCACACCGGAGGCCTTCGACGCCGACCCCGACGCCGTGCAGCGCTTCTACGATGCGCGACGGCGGGCACTGGCATCCGTCGCCCCGAACGCGGCCCACCGGGCGCTCGCCCGGCTGGAGGGAGCGATGGGCGCCGACCTGCTCGTGGTCACGCAGAACGTCGATGACCTGCACGATCGCGCCGGCAGCCGCAGCCTCGTGCACATGCACGGGGAGCTCATGCGCGCGCTGTGCTCGGGATGCGGCGCCCGGCCGCGCTGGCAGGGCGACCTCGTGCATCGCCCGGCGTGCCCCGAGTGCGGTCGGCGGGAGCTTCGCCCCGATGTCGTGTGGTTCGGCGAGATGCCGTACGAGCTCGATCGCATCGAGCAGGCGATCGTCGCGTGCGACCTGTTCGTGTCGGTCGGCACATCGGGTGCCGTCTATCCGGCCGCCGGGTACGTCGCGCTCGCGGCAGCGTTCGGCGCGCGCACGATCGAGCTCAACCTCGAGCCGACCGAGGCCGCCGTGCCCTTCGACGAATCCCGCGCCGGGCGCGCGGGAGAGCTCGTGCCCGCGTGGGTCGACGAGATCATCGCCGGGCGCTGA
- a CDS encoding sugar ABC transporter permease, translated as MTTNVTRTEAAADPVVSDLIGSGVEGGLVDQAQAWWQRVRGGDMGALPAVGGLVVLTILFSVLSPFFLTERNFANLLNQAATLVVLGMALVFVLLLGEIDLSAGVTGGVGMALFVVLNSVVGIAWPIALLVGFGFGFATGALIGFFVARVGIPSFVVTLGLFLGFQGLALTVIGDGGLYRVQVPELIALQNGNLPVWGGWTLLAVILLISAATSFWDRARRTRAGVPNRAISLVWIKLGAIAVIGGAAVYVLNQNRGQSVVEVTGVPVIVPVVLAILWIGTFVLDRTTFGRYIYAIGGNAEAARRSGVKVRWIKWWAFVICSSLAVASALLSVSRVGTVDATVGRDIVLSGVAAAVVGGVSLFGGKGRLVHAAIGALVIAVITNGLGLLRLPAGVNLLVTGGVLILAATVDALSRIRSGGTSRT; from the coding sequence ATGACCACGAACGTCACACGCACGGAGGCCGCGGCGGACCCCGTCGTGAGCGACCTCATCGGATCCGGCGTCGAGGGCGGGCTCGTCGACCAGGCGCAGGCCTGGTGGCAGCGCGTGCGCGGCGGCGACATGGGAGCCCTCCCCGCCGTCGGCGGACTCGTGGTGCTGACCATCCTGTTCTCGGTCCTGAGTCCCTTCTTCCTCACTGAGCGCAACTTCGCCAACCTGCTGAATCAGGCGGCGACCCTCGTGGTGCTGGGCATGGCGCTGGTGTTCGTCCTGCTGCTCGGCGAAATCGACCTGTCGGCGGGTGTCACCGGCGGCGTGGGCATGGCGCTGTTCGTCGTGCTGAACTCCGTCGTCGGCATCGCCTGGCCGATCGCCCTCCTTGTCGGCTTCGGCTTCGGCTTCGCGACAGGCGCCCTCATAGGCTTCTTCGTGGCCAGGGTCGGCATCCCGTCATTCGTCGTGACGCTGGGTCTGTTCCTGGGCTTCCAAGGGCTCGCGCTCACCGTGATCGGCGATGGCGGCCTGTACCGCGTCCAGGTGCCCGAGCTCATCGCCCTGCAGAACGGCAACCTGCCGGTCTGGGGCGGCTGGACGCTGCTTGCCGTCATCCTGCTGATCTCGGCGGCCACCTCGTTCTGGGATCGAGCGCGCCGGACCCGCGCTGGGGTTCCCAATCGGGCTATCTCGCTCGTGTGGATCAAGCTCGGAGCCATCGCCGTCATCGGCGGCGCCGCCGTGTACGTGCTCAACCAGAACCGCGGCCAGTCGGTCGTCGAGGTCACCGGTGTCCCCGTGATCGTGCCGGTCGTGCTGGCGATCCTGTGGATCGGCACCTTCGTGCTCGACCGCACGACGTTCGGCCGGTATATCTACGCGATCGGCGGCAATGCCGAGGCCGCCCGGCGCTCCGGTGTGAAGGTGCGCTGGATCAAATGGTGGGCCTTCGTGATCTGTTCGAGCCTCGCCGTCGCCTCGGCGCTGTTGAGCGTCTCTCGCGTCGGAACGGTGGACGCCACGGTGGGGCGCGACATCGTGCTGTCGGGTGTCGCCGCGGCCGTCGTCGGCGGCGTGAGCCTGTTCGGCGGAAAGGGTCGCCTCGTGCACGCCGCGATCGGTGCGCTGGTCATCGCCGTGATCACGAACGGCCTCGGCCTGCTCCGCCTGCCCGCAGGCGTGAACCTGCTCGTGACCGGCGGCGTGCTGATCCTCGCGGCCACCGTCGATGCGCTCTCCCGCATCCGCTCGGGAGGCACTTCCCGCACGTAG
- a CDS encoding ATP-binding cassette domain-containing protein, whose protein sequence is MSDTITATATEPIIELVGVKKSFGPVSVLKGVDLKIMPGRVTALVGDNGAGKSTLIKGLAGVQPYDEGEVLIDGRHRDLHAPRDASGLGIEVVYQDLALCDNLDIVQNMFLGREELSFGTFDEGRMEKEASDTLRSLSVRTVKSVRQKVSSLSGGQRQTVAIARAVLKKARVVILDEPTAALGVAQTEQVLNLVRRLSDQGVAVVLISHNLADVFAVADDIAVLYLGQMVAQIETSETTRDDVVGYITGTKTLGDVQIIETSTIRTEGGAE, encoded by the coding sequence ATGTCAGACACCATCACCGCCACTGCCACCGAGCCGATCATCGAGCTGGTCGGCGTGAAGAAATCCTTCGGCCCCGTGAGCGTGCTCAAGGGCGTCGATCTGAAGATCATGCCGGGCCGCGTCACCGCGCTCGTCGGCGACAACGGAGCCGGCAAGTCGACGCTCATCAAGGGCCTCGCCGGCGTCCAGCCGTACGACGAGGGCGAGGTTCTCATCGACGGCAGGCACCGCGACCTCCACGCCCCACGCGATGCCTCGGGTCTGGGCATCGAGGTCGTGTACCAGGACCTCGCGCTGTGCGACAACCTCGACATCGTGCAGAACATGTTCCTGGGTCGCGAGGAGCTCTCCTTCGGCACCTTCGACGAGGGTCGCATGGAGAAGGAGGCCTCCGACACCCTGCGCTCGCTGTCGGTGCGCACGGTGAAGTCCGTGCGTCAGAAGGTCTCGTCGCTGTCGGGCGGTCAGCGTCAGACCGTCGCGATCGCCCGCGCCGTGCTGAAGAAGGCGCGCGTGGTCATCCTCGACGAGCCGACCGCCGCGCTGGGCGTCGCTCAGACCGAACAGGTGCTGAACCTCGTGCGGCGGCTGTCCGATCAGGGGGTGGCGGTGGTCCTCATCAGCCACAACCTCGCCGACGTCTTCGCCGTCGCGGACGACATCGCCGTCCTGTACCTCGGCCAGATGGTGGCCCAGATCGAGACCAGCGAGACCACCCGCGACGACGTCGTGGGCTACATCACCGGCACCAAGACGCTCGGCGATGTGCAGATCATCGAGACGTCGACCATTCGCACCGAGGGAGGCGCGGAATGA
- a CDS encoding substrate-binding domain-containing protein, whose product MKKSSLLTVAALSGAAAVLLAGCSSGTTGTTTDDGGDTTESAGRACVILPDAASSPRWENFDRKYLQEGLEEAGFEVDIQNAQGNTNTYSTIADQQLTQGCGVMMLVDLQGAAEAVAAKASGEGIPVIAYDRPFSGADYYVSFDNVEVGRLEGQTVLDGLEAAGKDPATAVVVYMGGDPADGNAAMFKSGAVEVMEGAGITAAAEPPGVWDQEVSQTNFEQALTSLNGQVDGVWVANDTNAAGVIKVLQDNNLEGVAVSGQDANVAGLQNILLGWQTATVYKPVADEAAAAVEVAIALLNGESPEADTELDDGTPYVQVTPILVGPEQVKDVIAAGDAAYDEVCTADVMAACEEFGVTE is encoded by the coding sequence ATGAAGAAGTCTTCACTTCTGACCGTTGCCGCGCTCAGCGGCGCGGCCGCAGTCTTGCTGGCCGGCTGTTCCAGCGGCACGACCGGCACCACGACCGACGACGGCGGCGACACGACGGAGTCGGCCGGTCGCGCGTGCGTGATCCTCCCCGACGCAGCATCGTCGCCGCGCTGGGAGAACTTCGACCGCAAGTACCTGCAGGAGGGCCTGGAGGAGGCCGGCTTCGAAGTCGACATCCAGAACGCACAGGGCAACACCAACACCTACTCGACCATCGCCGACCAGCAGCTCACCCAGGGCTGCGGCGTCATGATGCTCGTCGACCTGCAGGGCGCGGCCGAGGCCGTAGCCGCGAAGGCGTCGGGCGAGGGCATCCCGGTCATCGCCTACGACCGACCGTTCTCGGGTGCCGACTACTACGTCTCGTTCGACAACGTCGAGGTCGGGCGCCTCGAGGGTCAGACCGTGCTCGACGGTCTCGAAGCCGCGGGCAAGGACCCGGCGACCGCGGTCGTCGTGTACATGGGTGGCGACCCCGCCGACGGCAACGCGGCCATGTTCAAGTCGGGTGCCGTGGAGGTCATGGAGGGCGCCGGCATCACGGCGGCGGCCGAGCCTCCGGGCGTGTGGGACCAGGAGGTCTCGCAGACCAACTTCGAGCAGGCGCTGACCTCGCTGAACGGCCAGGTCGACGGCGTGTGGGTTGCGAACGACACGAACGCCGCCGGCGTCATCAAGGTGCTGCAGGACAACAACCTCGAGGGCGTCGCGGTCTCGGGCCAGGACGCGAACGTCGCGGGCCTGCAGAACATCCTGCTCGGCTGGCAGACGGCCACCGTGTACAAGCCGGTCGCCGATGAGGCGGCTGCGGCCGTCGAGGTCGCCATCGCGCTCCTCAACGGGGAGTCGCCCGAGGCCGACACCGAGTTGGACGACGGCACGCCCTACGTGCAGGTCACGCCGATCCTGGTCGGACCGGAGCAGGTCAAGGACGTCATCGCCGCCGGCGACGCCGCCTACGACGAGGTCTGCACCGCCGACGTGATGGCAGCCTGCGAAGAGTTCGGGGTCACGGAGTAA
- a CDS encoding sugar ABC transporter permease — translation MTRASGERPHVALADEEMFSPQGVRAAVGSIVERIRGGDLGSLPVIVGLALIWAVFQALNPVFLSSTNLVNLTMQCAAIGTIALGIVLVLLLGEIDLSVGSVSGLAAAILAVTFVQLQWNPLLAITAAIAAGAAAGLLTGFLVTRFGLPSFVVTLAGLLGFLGVQLWVLGDTGSINLPLDSWLVRFGQQMFLPPWLSYVLAAVTAGGYAYSRVRTAQRRAAANLVTQTYAEIAVRSGALLGFLLVAAWYLNLSRGVGVMFLFFLTLVVAAHIVLTRTRWGRAVYAVGGSVEAARRSGIRVDRIYLSVFALCSSLAAVGGILAASRLAAVSQSSGAADTNLNAIAAAVIGGASLFGGRGSAFSALLGVVVVQSIASGLTLLNLDSSVQFMVTGVVLVLAVIVDSLSRRTRAASGRA, via the coding sequence ATGACGCGCGCGAGCGGCGAACGCCCGCACGTCGCCCTCGCCGACGAGGAGATGTTCTCCCCGCAGGGTGTACGCGCGGCGGTCGGCTCCATCGTCGAGCGGATCCGCGGCGGCGACCTCGGCTCGCTCCCCGTGATCGTGGGCCTCGCGCTGATCTGGGCGGTGTTCCAGGCCCTCAATCCGGTGTTCCTCTCGAGCACCAACCTCGTCAACCTCACGATGCAGTGCGCCGCGATCGGCACGATCGCCCTCGGCATCGTGCTGGTGCTGCTGCTGGGTGAGATCGACCTCTCGGTCGGCTCCGTCTCCGGCCTCGCCGCCGCCATCCTCGCCGTCACGTTCGTGCAGCTGCAGTGGAACCCGCTTCTCGCGATCACCGCGGCGATCGCGGCGGGCGCGGCGGCCGGGCTCCTGACCGGCTTCCTCGTGACGCGCTTCGGGCTGCCCAGCTTCGTCGTCACCCTCGCGGGGCTCCTCGGGTTCCTCGGGGTGCAGCTCTGGGTGCTCGGCGACACCGGGTCGATCAACCTGCCGCTGGACTCGTGGCTCGTGAGGTTCGGGCAGCAGATGTTCCTGCCGCCCTGGCTGTCGTACGTGCTCGCCGCGGTCACCGCCGGGGGGTACGCGTACAGCCGGGTGCGCACCGCACAGCGACGAGCGGCTGCGAACCTGGTCACCCAGACGTACGCCGAGATCGCCGTCCGCAGCGGCGCGCTGCTCGGCTTCCTGCTCGTCGCGGCGTGGTACCTCAATCTCTCCCGCGGGGTCGGGGTGATGTTCCTGTTCTTCCTCACGCTGGTCGTGGCGGCCCACATCGTCCTCACCCGCACCCGGTGGGGGCGCGCGGTGTACGCGGTGGGCGGATCGGTCGAGGCGGCTCGGCGCAGCGGCATCCGCGTCGATCGCATCTACCTGTCGGTGTTCGCCCTGTGTTCGAGCCTTGCGGCCGTGGGCGGCATCCTGGCGGCATCCCGCCTCGCCGCGGTGAGCCAGAGCAGCGGCGCGGCCGACACGAACCTCAACGCCATCGCCGCCGCCGTCATCGGCGGAGCGAGCCTGTTCGGCGGTCGCGGCAGCGCCTTCTCCGCCCTTCTGGGCGTCGTCGTGGTGCAGTCCATCGCCTCCGGGCTGACGCTGCTGAACCTCGACTCGTCGGTGCAGTTCATGGTCACGGGCGTCGTGCTCGTGCTCGCCGTGATCGTCGACTCCCTGTCCCGGCGCACCCGGGCGGCGTCGGGCCGCGCCTGA
- a CDS encoding ATP-binding cassette domain-containing protein gives MMTVTGARSARARERVLTMRGISKHFGAVKALTDIDFWVSEGEVVALIGDNGAGKSTLVKVLAGVHPPDAGTIEFDDRPVTIGSPADAQELGIATVFQDLALCDNLDVVANLWLGQELVSGGRLDEVEMEERTWMLLRELSAKIPSVRVPVASLSGGQRQTVAIARSLVGEPRVVILDEPTAALGVAQTAEVLNLIERLRERGHGVVLISHNMADVMAVADRVVVLRLGRNNGVFNTVDISSETLIAAITGAIDVGPRADEIPLVAEDPGAAGAASTSTGGRLIPLPADADRPRRRAGDRRGRS, from the coding sequence ATGATGACGGTCACCGGGGCCCGCAGCGCACGCGCACGCGAGCGCGTGCTCACGATGCGCGGCATAAGCAAGCACTTCGGCGCGGTGAAGGCGCTGACCGACATCGACTTCTGGGTCAGCGAAGGCGAGGTCGTCGCGCTGATCGGCGACAACGGCGCCGGCAAATCCACTCTCGTGAAGGTGCTCGCCGGCGTCCATCCGCCGGACGCGGGCACCATCGAATTCGACGACCGCCCGGTGACGATCGGCAGCCCCGCCGATGCGCAGGAGCTCGGCATCGCCACCGTGTTCCAGGATCTCGCACTGTGCGACAACCTCGACGTGGTGGCGAACCTCTGGCTGGGTCAGGAGCTCGTCAGCGGCGGCCGGCTCGATGAGGTCGAGATGGAGGAGCGCACGTGGATGCTGCTGCGCGAGCTGTCCGCGAAGATCCCGTCGGTCCGCGTGCCCGTGGCCTCGCTGTCGGGCGGTCAGCGCCAGACTGTCGCCATCGCCCGCTCTCTGGTCGGCGAGCCGCGCGTGGTGATCCTCGACGAGCCGACGGCGGCGCTCGGCGTCGCCCAGACCGCGGAGGTGCTCAACCTCATCGAGCGCCTGCGCGAGCGCGGACACGGCGTCGTGCTCATCTCCCACAACATGGCCGATGTGATGGCCGTCGCCGACCGCGTCGTCGTGCTGCGGCTGGGCCGCAACAACGGCGTGTTCAACACGGTCGACATCTCCAGCGAAACCCTCATCGCCGCGATCACGGGAGCGATCGATGTCGGCCCCCGCGCCGACGAGATACCGCTGGTGGCCGAGGATCCGGGGGCCGCGGGCGCGGCATCCACGTCCACCGGGGGCAGACTCATCCCGCTGCCGGCCGACGCCGACCGTCCGCGGCGGCGCGCGGGCGACAGACGAGGCCGATCATGA